In Blattabacterium cuenoti, the genomic stretch ATATAAATATGTTAATGTATATGTCAAAATTGAAGAAATATCAAAGGCAATCGGAAAAGGAGGTCAAAATATAAAATTAGCTAGTCAATTAACAGGGTATAAAATTCATATATTTAGAGATTTTCCCTATGAAGATGATGTAGAATTAACAGAATTTTCTGATGAAATTGAATCAGAAGTTTTAGAAAGATTTCATAAAGTAGGTTTAAATACTGCAAAATCTGTTTTAAATTATGGAAAAAATGATTTAAAAAAACGTACTAATCTCGAAGAAAAGATTATAAATAAAGTATTTACTATATTGAGAAAAGAATTTGAAGAAGAATTCAACACAAATACATAATTTTATAATATCTTTATTTCTTTTCTTATTATATTTTGATATGACTGATAAAATCAGATTAAAAACAGTACTCACCAAATTTAATATTTCCTTACAAAGAGTAATTAGTTTTTTAAAAAAAAAAGGAATAGAAATAGAAAATAATCCTAACGCAAAAATAGAAGAACAAGTGTATAAATCTCTTGTTAGAGAATTTCAAACTTATAAGGAAATACGAGATGCGTCTGAAAAAGTTTTTTTGCAAAAAAGAATGGAAAAAGACAAAATAAAAAAGGAATTATTAAAATCAAAACATATTCAGAGTTATCAAATTATACGTGCAAAATCAGAAAACCTAATTAAATTCAAAAAAATAGGGAAAATAGATATTGATACATTAGATAAAAGATATGCGAATAAAGAAGAAAAAAAAAATAACTTATATCAAGAAAAAAAAATAGAAAATCAATTAAAAAATAACAATAAACCTGAGCATATTGATACTATTTATCAGAAATTAGATGGAGTTATGCTAACGGGAGATAGAATAGATTTATCTCAATTTGAAAAAAGAAGAACAAAATCAGAAATCAAAAAAAAACGAAAAAGAATTAAAAAAGAAATTTTTTTTGAAGATGTTTCTACAGAAAAAAAACAAAATAAAGAGAAAAAATCTTCCTTCAAAAAATTTTCTCATGTAAATGAAAGAAAGATAGATAAAAATAAATCTAAAAATAAAAGAAATACACAAAAATCGGTAATTACTGATGAACAAATAAAAAAACAAATTAAAGAAACTTTAGAAAAATTATCTTCTAAAGGAATCAAGTCAAAAGCTTCGAAAATTAGAAAAGAGAAACGTCAGTCTAAAAAGGAAAAAAAGCTTATACAAAATCAAATAGAAATAAAAAAAGAAGAAAAAGTTCTTAAGTTAGCTGAATTTACCACTGTCAATGAATTGGCTTCTATGATGAAAGTTAATGCTACTGATGTAATTGTTTCTTGCATGTCTTTGGGGATAATGGTTACTATGAATCAGAGATTAGATGCAGAAATATTAACTTTAGTTGCAGATGAATTTGGATTCAATGTCAAATTTATTGGAATGGATTTAGAAGAAGCAGTTCAAGATGATAAAGATTTAGAAGAAAATTTAAAACCTAGACCTCCTATTATCACTGTTATGGGACATGTTGACCATGGGAAAACATCTTTACTAGATTATATAAGAAATACTAATGTGATTGCAGGCGAAGCAGGTGGGATTACTCAACATATAGCAGCTTATAGCGTCGAATGTTCCAATCGTCAAAGTATTACTTTTTTAGATACACCTGGTCATGAAGCTTTTACTGCTATGCGAGCAAGAGGGGCACAAATAACAGATATAGCAATTATAGTTATAGCAGCGGATGATCAGATCATGCCGCAAACTAAAGAAGCTATTAGTCATGCTCAAGCAGCTAGTGTTCCTATTATTTTTGTTTTTAATAAAATGGATAAATCTAATGCAAATTCGGATAAAATTAGAGAACAATTAGCTCATTTAAATTTTTTAGTAAAAGAATGGGGGGGAAAGTATCCAACTCAGGAAATATCTGCAAAATTAGGAACTGGAATAGATAAACTATTGGAAATAGTTATTTTAGTTTCTAAATCATTGGATTTAAAAGCTAATCCAGATAAACCTGGAATAGGAACTGTAATTGAAGCTTCTTTGGATAAGGGAAGAGGATACATTACAACTTTACTTATACAAGGAGGAACATTAAAAGTAGGAGATTATGTTTTAGCAGGAAGTCATCATGGAAAAGTAAAAAATATTTTAGATGAACGAGGAAAATCAATTTTATCAGCAGGACCATCAAAACCTATTACCATTTTAGGGTTAAATGGAGCTCCTACAGCTGGAGATAAATTTAAGGTATTTAAAGATGAAAAAGAAGCTAAACAACTTGCTTCTAGAAGAGAACAATTGCAAAGAGAACAAAATATACGAGCTCAAAAACATCTTACATTGGATGAAATCGGAAGACGAATAGCATTAGGCGATTTTAAAGAACTCAAAATTATTATTAAAGGAGATGTGGATGGATCAGTAGAAGCTATTGCTGATGCTATTCAGAAATTATCTACAAATACTATTATGATCAATATTATTTATAAAGGTGTAGGTCAGATTACAGAATCTGATGTTTTGTTAGCAAGTGCTTCAGATGCTATTATTATAGGGTTTAATGTTCGTCCTAATATTGGAGCTAGAAATATAGCAAAAAAAGAAAATATAGAAATACGTACTTATTCAGTTATATATGACGTTACTAATGATATTCAGGAAGCAATGGATGGAATGTTATCTCCTGAAATAAGAGAAAAAATATTAGGAAATGCTGAAATTAGAGAGATTTTTAAAATTCCAAAAATAGGAATCATAGCAGGATGTATGGTCATAGAAGGAAAATTATTACGTCAAGCAAAAGTAAGACTAATTAGAGAAGGGATTGTTATTCATAATAATGGAGAATTTACTTCTCTTAAACGTTTTAAAGAAGATGCAAAAGAAGTTTCAAAAGGGTATGAATGTGGATTAGGAATAAAAAATTATTATAATCTTAAACCTGGAGATCTTATAGAAGTTTATGAAGAATTATCTGAATAAAACAAAAAATCATGTACAGAACACATAATTGTGGAGAATTAGGTTTAAAAGATATTGGTATAGAAGTAATATTGTCTGGATGGATTCAAAAAATAAGAAATTTAGGATCTTTATTATTCATAGACATTAGAGATTATTTTGGCATCACACAATTAATTATTTCTAAAAAATTAATGAAAGAAAATACCTTTCTAGGTAAAGAATTTTTAATTAAAATAAAAGGAAAAGTAGTCAAAAGATTATCTAAAAATTACAACATTCCTACAGGTGAAATAGAAATTTTAGTATCACATATAGATTTGTTAAATCCATCACTATCAACTCCATTTACTATAGAAAATGAAACAGATGGAAATGAAGAAATTAGAATGATTTATCGATATCTTGATATTAGAAGAAATATTATGAAGAAAAATTTGATGATTCGTCATAATTTAACTATGGAAATTCGTAATTTTCTTTCTGATAATGGATTTTTAGAAATAGAAACTCCTATGTTGATAAATTATACTCCAGAAGGAGCTAGAAGTTTTGTAGTTCCTTCCAGAATACATCCTAATCAATTTTATGCATTAGCACAATCTCCACAATTATTTAAACAATTATTGATGATTGGAGGAATAGACAAATATTTTCAAATCGTCAAATGTTTTAGGGATGAAGATTCTCGTTCTGATAGACAAATTGAGTTTACACAAATAGATTGTGAAATGTCTTTTGTGGAAGTATATGATGTATTAAAATTTTTTGAGTATTTCATAAAACATATATTTAAAAAAATTAGAAACATTAAATTAGATTCTTTTCCTTCTATTTCTTATTCTGATGCTATTAAAATGTATGGAACAGATACCCCTGACATTCGTTTTGATATGTCTTTTTTGGAGTTTAATAATTTAGTTAAAACCAAAAATATTAATTTTTTAAAAACACAAGAATTAGTGATAGGAATTCAAATTAAAAAATGCTATAACATTCATGATAATGATAAAATGAATTCTTTTTTAAAAACAACAAAAAACAAGAATTTTTTCTGGATAAAATACTCATATAATAAAACTTTATTTTTTTCTAAAAAAAATTTTTTAAATAAGGAGATTATAAAAATTTTTGTTCAACATTTTAAAGCTAGTCCCGGTGATTTATTATTTTTTTCTTATGGTGAAAAAAAAGAAACTCGAGAAAAACTTGGAAAAATACGACTTAAAATAGCAGATTTGTTGAATCTAAACAATTCTAAAATTTTTAAACCTTTATGGATAAAAGACTTACCACTTTTAGAATGGGAAGATAAATCCAATAAATATAAATCTGTACATCATCCTTTCACCAGTCCAAAAGAAGAAGATATTCATTTTTTGAAAAAAAATCCAAAAAATGTTCGTTCTCAATCTTATGATTTAATTATAAATGGAATAGAAATAGGAAGTGGATCGATACGTATTCATAACAAAAATATACAAAATTTAATTTTTAAACATTTAGGATTATCTCAAAAAGAAATAGAATCTAAATTTGGTTTTTTTCTAAAAGCTTTTGAATATGGAGTCCCTCCTCATGGAGGAATAGCTTTCGGATTAGACAGACTAGTGAATCTTTTAGAAGGAAATAAAAATATAAAAAATTTCATTGCTTTTCCAAAAAATAATTATGGAAAAGATATGATGACAAATGCTCCATACTTTTTAGAAAAAGAAAAATTGAAAGAATTACACTTACGTTAAATGATTCTTATATCGCAAACAAGATTGTTTGTATACAGAAATAGCCTCCTCTTGATCTTTCCAATTTCCTATTTTTACTTTTTTGTTTTCTAAGTCTTTATAAACTAAAAAAAAATGTTCTATTTCTTTTTTTGTATGTAATGCGATTTCATCAATATTATTTATAATATTATAATTAGGATCTGCAACGGGAACACAAATAATCTTTTCATCTTCTCCTTTTTCATCTATCATAAAAAAAATTCCTATAGGTTTCACTTCTATCAAACAACCTGGAATTGTAGGTTCTGTTAAAAAAACTAATACATCTAATGGATCTCCATCTAGAGAAAGAGTTTTTGGAATAAAACCATAATCCGTTGGATAACTCATAGGAGAGTACAATACTCGATCTAATCGAATTAGATTATTTTTTTTATCAAATTCATATTTATTTCTACTTCCTTTAGGAATTTCAATGAGTGCATCAAAGCTAATTTTCATAATTTTAATTTTGTGTTGTGATATTACAATTAAATTTTTCTAAATACAAAGCGACTTTTTTAACGAAACATCCACCTAAAACCCCATCTATAACACGATGATCATAGGAATGAGATAAATAAATTTTATGTCTTATTCCTATTAAATCTCCTTTTGGAGTTTCTATTATAGATAATTTTTTCTGAATGAAACCTATTGCCATAATTGCAACTTGTGGTTGATGTATAATTGGTGTACCAAAAAAATTTCCAAAACTACCTATATTACTAATAGTATAAGTCCCACCTTGAGTTTCTTCAGGTTTTAATTGATTAGATTTCGCTCTTTTTATTAAATCATTAATAATTTTTATTAATCCTACTAAATTATAAGAATCTGCATTTTTTATAACAGGAACAATTAAATTCCCATTGGGTAAAGCAGTCGCTAATCCTATATGGATATTTCTTTTTTTTATTATACTTGTTCCATTTACAGAAATATTGATCATAGGAAAATCTTTTATAGCTTTTACCACACATTCTACAAAAACTGACATTAAAGTCAATTTTTCTCCTGTATTTTTTTGAAAGGTCTCTTTTATTTTATCTCTCCATTTGACTATATTAGTCACATCCGCTTCAACAAAAGAAGTAACATGTGCAGAAATATTTTTACTTCTCATCATATGTTCTGCAGTAATTTTACGCATTCTATCCATTTCAATTATTTCTTCTTCATTTTTATCATTGTTTATATCAATAATCCTATTAGGAATATTATTTTTTTTAATACGAATATATTTTAATATATCTTTTTTAGTAATACGTCCTTTTTCTCCAGTTCCTTCTATTGTTTCCAATTCATAAAAACTGATTCCTTCCTTTTTAGCAATAGTACGGACAAGAGGAGAATAAAAACGTTTTTTGTTTTTTTCTATTGGTAAATCATCAAAAGATAAATTTTCTTCTGTTTCTAAAATAGCAATAAAACTCCCCACTTTAGCAACTTCATTAGGCGAAAATAATTTCTTTTTTAATATACCGTTTACAGGGGAAGATATTTCAGAATTGACTTTATCGGTAGCTATCTCTACCAAAAGATCTTCTTTCTTTATAGAATCTCCCTCTTCTTTTAACCAACGAATGATAGTAGCCTCAGCTATACTTTCACCCATGGCTGGAAGGGTCAAATTATACTCGGACATCTAGATTAATCGTTTTATATTTGCAGATACTAATCAGATTTCACAATCTAAAAATATAAAATTTATAACTTATAAAATCAAAAATAATAAATTCATTTTAAAAAATGAAAATTCTTTCTTTAAATCAAATTAGAAAAGCAGATCAATATTGTATTGATTCCGAATCAATATCTTCCATTCAGTTGATGGAAAGAGCCGCTAAAAATTGTTTTAATTGGATTATTCGTCATAAATATTTTCAAGTTAAAAAAATTCCATTTATAGTATTAGTAGGAAATGGAAATAATGGAGGAGATGGACTCTTTTTGTCTGAGATGTTACGTTCATATGGAGCAACAGTTTCTGTATATATAGTTAACATTTCTAATCATTTTTCAAATGAATTTTTCATAAAAAAAAATCAAATATTACAGCATAAAATAAATTATCAAAAAATTAATGAAAATGAAGAATTCCCTATTCTAAATGAAAAAAGTTATCTTATCGATGCTATTTTTGGAATAGGATTCAATCGTCCTATTAATAATAAATATTGGAAATCTTTTTTTCACTATATAAATAAAAAAAAATTTAAATCAGTTATATCAATAGATATTCCATCTGGACTTTTTATTGAAAAAGATAATGAAAATTTTGAAGAAATAATCAAGGCTACTCATACTTTAACTTTCCAAATTCCAAAATTACCTTTATTACTACCAAATTATGAAGATTATATTGGAAAATGGTATTTAATAAATATCGGATGGAAAGATGATTTCATTCAAAAAATACAAACTGATAATTTTTACATAGATAATATGTGTATTCATGCTATATATAAAAAAAAGAGAAGAAAAAAATTTTCACATAAAGGAAATTATGGTCATGGAATAATTGTAGGAGGAAGTTTTGGCATGATAGGATCTGTTATACTTTCCGCAATTGCTAGCTTTCGTACTGGAATAGGAAAATTAAGTATATATGTACCTAATTGCGGATATGAAATGATTCAAAATACACTTCCAGAAGCTATTGTAAATACAGATAAGAACAAACATTGGATTAGTAATATTGATTTAGATCTTGATAATGAGAATATCAATGCAATAGGAATAGGTATGGGAATTGGATTTCATCCTAAAACTAGGTATGCTGTAGAATCTCTTTTATTAAAATTAAAAAATAAAAAAATACCTATGGTAATTGATGCAGACGCCATAAATATATTATCTCATAAATTAGAATTATTAGATATCCTTCCAGAAGGAACAATTCTGACTCCACATCCAAAAGAATTTCAAAGATTATTATGTATATCATGGAAAAATGATTATGAAAAATTATTTTTTTTAAAAAAAATGTCTATAAAATATAAAATTTTCATAGTATTAAAAGGAGCACATTCCGTTATTTCAACACCTATCGGTCATCTATATTTTAATAGTACAGGAAATGCAGGAATGTCAACAGCTGGAAGTGGAGATGTGCTTACTGGTATGATCATGAGTTTATTATCTCAAGGTTATTCTTCAAAAGAATCATGTATAATGGGTGTTTATTTACATGGATTAGCAGGAGATATTGCATCAAAAAAATTAAGTCAAGAAGCTATCATTGCTAATGATATTGTTAATCATATAGGAAAAGCTTATCTTCAAATTAAAATTTGGAATTGATTCGTTTTCATTTTTTTTGAATGAAACAAGTAATTTCCAATATTATATATAATTGTGTATAATATAATCATGATTGTTGTAAAAAAACAAATTTTCGAAATCCAATCCCCATATTTAATATAAAAAGTTTCCTTTTTATTGAGATATATTTTTTGGTATAAAAAACCTTCTTTATCATAAGGTAAAGAGGTTACAATTTCTCCTTTTTCATTAATAAAACAAGAAATCCCTGTATTTGCAGATCGAGCTATATATTTTCGATTTTCAATTGCTCTAATACGGGCATAATACAGATGTTGTTTGTGTCCTTGTGATAAACCCCACCATCCATCATTAGTAATAATAACTATTAATTCCACATTTTGTTTTTTAAAAAAATTAGAAACATATTCTCCAAAAACAGATTCATAACAAATAATAGGAGCTATTTTAATTCCTAAATGAGGATATTGAAAAACAGAAGGAGAACTTTCTTTTCCAAGTTCCATGACAGTTCCTCCAAAATTAAGTAATATATTTCCTAATATAGGTGAAAAAATTTTTTTATAAGGAAAAGTTTCTACTGCTGGAACCAATTTAGATTTATGATGAAGTTCGATATTTTGATTAGCTCCTATTTTAATTACTGAATTAAAAATATCTATCCATTGTATACTTTTTGTTTTCTTTGAAAAAATAGGAATGGAAGTTTTACTTCTATTTTTATGATAGAAAGTGAGTAATTCTACTCCTGTTATAAATACTGTATTTGGAGATTTACTTTTTAAATAATTCTGAAATTCAGAAATAATTTTATTTTGATTTATATTTTTTATTGGTATTTTATTTCCTTTCCCTGGAAAGGTAGTTTCAGGAGCTATAATAATCATAGATTCTTTAGATATTTTTTTATCTATTAATCTTTTTAATTTTGAAATTAATTCATCTGTAGAAATAGAATATTTCTTACGGTATGGATCAATATTAGGCTGCAGAATTAATATATTTGCAGGACGGTCATAATCTTCTTTATATTTTATATATATAAAATTTGATATAAAAATCATGACAAAAATTATTCCTATATTAAAAAATATTTTTTTGTATAAGGATATAATATTCTTATCCTTTTCATATTGTAAAATGGATTCCGTAAATCCAATATTCACTATCCATATCCATATGGATCCTCCTAAAATTCCAGTATATTCATACCATTGAATCCATTCCGTACGATTAGCAAAACCGTTTCCTAAATTTAGCCATGGCCAAGATAGTTCCCACTCAAAATGCATTTTTTCGAATGAAATCCACAAGCAAACTAAAAATACATACCCTATTCTTTTTTCTTTGACATGTTTCTTAATCCATGAATAAAAAGAAAAAATAATTGACATAAATAAAGCATTAAGTAACACAGGACTTAAATAAGCTTCTATAGCGAAACTACCATTAGTTCTTTTTGCATAAGACAACCAATATGTAGAAATGGCATTCCATGTTAAAAAAGTGATAAAAGAAAATAATAAAATTTTAAAAAAAGAATGATTCGAATAATTTTCTATATACAATAGAGGAACAAAAGCGATAAATAAATACATGGGAGAACCTTCAGTAGGCCATCCAAATCCTAGAAACATTCCAGATAATACACTATATATAAAAAACTCAATTTTTCTTATTTTTTATAAAATTATAATATGGAGCTGGCGGGATTCGAACCCGCGTCCAAACAAGTAGTATAAAAGATTTCTACATATTTATCCAAAAAATATTTTTCATTTTCATTCAAGTTTTGGATCTTGAAAAAAAATTTAAGATTCAAAATATAATTTCAGAAAACTTAAGAATCATCTATTTTCTTATCCTTAATTTTTAGTACCTCTAAATCAGCAATTATAAGGAAAAAATTACTGAGAGATATTTTGCTTCTGCATTTTTTGCAGACTCAGCTATAATGATTTATCATTAAGCAGCAAAAGCGTATTCTTTTTCGCCATTTGTATATTTTGTAACGCTTGATTTTCGTGTAATACCTTACGTGACACGATATGCTTTCCTTTATTACTTAGTCTTGCTGTCAAATCCAAAATCAGCCCCTCATAACAATTAATTTTTATTTTCTATTTTCTTTAGAACAAAATTAAATCAAACTAGTTTGATCTGATGCATCTATTCTAACAAAGATAAATAATAAAACAGTAAAAGACCAAAAAGAAGATCCTCCATAACTAAAAAAAGGTAAAACAATTCCTATTGTAGGAAAAAGACCCATAACCATACCTAAATTAATAATCAGATGAATAAAAAGAATACTACCAACTGAATATCCAAAAATTCTTCCAAATACATCTTTTTGTCTCTCAGATAAAAAATAAATACGACTAATAAATAATAAATAAAATATTATCAAAATAATACTTCCTACGAACCCCCATTCTTCTCCTACTGTACAAAAAATATAATCAGTATGTTGTTCAGGAACAAATTTTCCTTTTGTTACAGTTCCTTTTTGATATCCTTTTCCAAAAAATTTTCCAGAACCAATAGCCGTTTTAGAATATAATAAATTATATCCTACATTATCTCTATATTTTCTATCAAATTCATTTTTAAATAAAATATTGATTCTATCTTTATGATGTTGTTTTAAAAATTTTTGAAAGAGAAATGGAGATAAAATAGAACAAACTGAAAAACTAACAAATAAAAATATATAAAAGAATAAATCAATCAATGATATTTTTTTCTTAAAAAAAAAGAGAAGAATAAAAATTATGAATAAAAATAAAACTATAATCCAAGGAGACAAATTTAATGAAACAACAAATAAAAAAATAAAAAATAAAAAATAAAATATAAAAGATATAGATAATCCTTCTCTATACAGAGTCAGAAGAAAAGAAGAAAAAACTATAGAAGAACCAGGATCAGGTTGTAAAAATATTAAAAAAGCAGGTAACACTAATATAATAGATATATATAGAAGTGTTTTTTTATTATTCTCTATATTATTCTCTTGACTCATAATATGAGCTATGATTAAAGATGTTGATATTTTAGCCAATTCAGATGGTTGGAAACTAATAGGTCCAAAAACATACCAAGATTTTGATCCATTTATATTTTTTCCGAAAAAAAATACTCCAATCAGAAGAAATAACGTAAATATGAATAAAAATGGAGTTATATGTTTATAATGAATAGGTTGAAATAAAAAAATAAAAAATATGAAAATAAAGCTCAATAAAATCCATATTAATTGTTTTTCTGCTTTCTCTGGAGAAACAGAATATAAATTGATGCATCCAAAAAAAATTATAATGATATAAAAAATTACAACGATCCAATCTATATTTTTAAGCAATATTTTATTTCTTTTTGTCAATATAATTTTTTATGTAAAAGTCATTTAATTTTTTCATTCTTGCTATAGAATTATATGTTTTTTGAAGTCCTGAAGTCATGATTTTTTTTTCAAGATTTTTTCTATTCACATGATTTTTAATATATTTTTCCGCAACAAGACTAGCGATAGGGCCAGCCCAACGAGAACCAAATCCTCCATTTTCTATCACAACAGAAATAGCAATTTTAGGATCCTCTACTGGAGCGAATAATATAAAAATTGAATGATCTGGTAAAGAAATCATTTTGTGATTGACTTGAATAAAATTTTGAGCTGTTCCTGTTTTTCCGGCCATTCTAATATCAGATGATTTAAAATTTCTACCTGTTCCAATCATGAAAACTTTTTCCATTCCATTAATAATTAAATCAAAATGTTTTCTTTTAACTTTGGTTTGTTTAGCTGTAGTATAATTTGGATTAGATATAGTTTGATGATTAATTCGTTTTACTATATGTGGAGTATAAAAAAATCCACGATTCGCTATAGCACAAACCATATTAGCTAACTGTATAGGAGTTACATTAATTTCACCTTGTCCAATACTATTAGAAATAATTGTTATGGCATTCCATTTTTTTTTCCCATATTTTTTATTATAATAATCACCAGATGGAATAATCCCTTTTTCTCCCGTCGCTAAATCGTTATATAAGTAATTTCCAAAACCAAAACTTTTAACAATATCACTCCATTCATTAACTCCTTTTGTCAAATTTTTAGGATATTTTTCAATAACACGTTTATAAACTTGTGCGAAATAATTATTGCAAGAAACAGCAACAGCTGTTTCTATTCCTATAGGTAATCCATGAATTCCAGAATGACAATGGATTCTTTTTTTTCCATATTTAAATCCCTTATAACATATAAAAGTAGTATTAGTGTTTACTACTCCCATTTGAAGTCCTGCTAATTCAGTAATTAATTTAAATGGAGAAGCTGGAGGATAACGAGCTTGTGTTGTTCTATCAAATAAAGGATTATCTATTGTATTTTTTATCAATTTTTTAAATTCTTTAGATCGATTGATTCCTACAAATAAATTAGGATTATTAATCGGACTAGATACCAATGATAAAATTTCTCCATTTTTAGGATTTATGGCTACAATTCCTCCCTTTTTTTGATACATTAATTGTTCTGCATAATTTTGTAAATTCAAATCTATAGTTAAAGAAATATCATCTCCACTTATAGCTTTAATATTATTTTTACTATTATTATAACTTCCTATAATACATCCTTTTCTATCTCTTAACCAATATTTTATTCCTTTTTTTCCTCTTAAAATTTTTTCATAAGATTTTTCTACTCCAGCCCAACCAATAAAATCTCCCATTTGATAATAACTAGATTCTTTTTTTATATCTTTTTGAGTCACTTCCCCTATATATCCTAAAATATTAGCTGAACTTTCTATTTTATAATCTCTTAAAGAACGTTTTGTCCAATCAAAACCTTTGTATTTATAAAGTTTTTCTTGTATAGTAGCGAATTTTTCTTTTGAAATAAAAGGTAAAAAAACAGAAGGTAAATATTTAGAATAGGCTTTTGCTTTATCTAAATTTTTAAAGAAAATATTTTTATCAATTCCTACAAGATTACAAAATTCTATAATATCAAAATGTT encodes the following:
- the mrdA gene encoding penicillin-binding protein 2, producing the protein MKKLYKFYILLSSVGLILIIRLFYIQIYTEKYILNAFNTSIKQEIIIPERGSIFDRNENLLVFNKSIYELIVIPILIDEHFDIIEFCNLVGIDKNIFFKNLDKAKAYSKYLPSVFLPFISKEKFATIQEKLYKYKGFDWTKRSLRDYKIESSANILGYIGEVTQKDIKKESSYYQMGDFIGWAGVEKSYEKILRGKKGIKYWLRDRKGCIIGSYNNSKNNIKAISGDDISLTIDLNLQNYAEQLMYQKKGGIVAINPKNGEILSLVSSPINNPNLFVGINRSKEFKKLIKNTIDNPLFDRTTQARYPPASPFKLITELAGLQMGVVNTNTTFICYKGFKYGKKRIHCHSGIHGLPIGIETAVAVSCNNYFAQVYKRVIEKYPKNLTKGVNEWSDIVKSFGFGNYLYNDLATGEKGIIPSGDYYNKKYGKKKWNAITIISNSIGQGEINVTPIQLANMVCAIANRGFFYTPHIVKRINHQTISNPNYTTAKQTKVKRKHFDLIINGMEKVFMIGTGRNFKSSDIRMAGKTGTAQNFIQVNHKMISLPDHSIFILFAPVEDPKIAISVVIENGGFGSRWAGPIASLVAEKYIKNHVNRKNLEKKIMTSGLQKTYNSIARMKKLNDFYIKNYIDKKK
- the lnt gene encoding apolipoprotein N-acyltransferase, with protein sequence MFLGFGWPTEGSPMYLFIAFVPLLYIENYSNHSFFKILLFSFITFLTWNAISTYWLSYAKRTNGSFAIEAYLSPVLLNALFMSIIFSFYSWIKKHVKEKRIGYVFLVCLWISFEKMHFEWELSWPWLNLGNGFANRTEWIQWYEYTGILGGSIWIWIVNIGFTESILQYEKDKNIISLYKKIFFNIGIIFVMIFISNFIYIKYKEDYDRPANILILQPNIDPYRKKYSISTDELISKLKRLIDKKISKESMIIIAPETTFPGKGNKIPIKNINQNKIISEFQNYLKSKSPNTVFITGVELLTFYHKNRSKTSIPIFSKKTKSIQWIDIFNSVIKIGANQNIELHHKSKLVPAVETFPYKKIFSPILGNILLNFGGTVMELGKESSPSVFQYPHLGIKIAPIICYESVFGEYVSNFFKKQNVELIVIITNDGWWGLSQGHKQHLYYARIRAIENRKYIARSANTGISCFINEKGEIVTSLPYDKEGFLYQKIYLNKKETFYIKYGDWISKICFFTTIMIILYTIIYNIGNYLFHSKKMKTNQFQILI
- the rodA gene encoding rod shape-determining protein RodA, translated to MTKRNKILLKNIDWIVVIFYIIIIFFGCINLYSVSPEKAEKQLIWILLSFIFIFFIFLFQPIHYKHITPFLFIFTLFLLIGVFFFGKNINGSKSWYVFGPISFQPSELAKISTSLIIAHIMSQENNIENNKKTLLYISIILVLPAFLIFLQPDPGSSIVFSSFLLTLYREGLSISFIFYFLFFIFLFVVSLNLSPWIIVLFLFIIFILLFFFKKKISLIDLFFYIFLFVSFSVCSILSPFLFQKFLKQHHKDRINILFKNEFDRKYRDNVGYNLLYSKTAIGSGKFFGKGYQKGTVTKGKFVPEQHTDYIFCTVGEEWGFVGSIILIIFYLLFISRIYFLSERQKDVFGRIFGYSVGSILFIHLIINLGMVMGLFPTIGIVLPFFSYGGSSFWSFTVLLFIFVRIDASDQTSLI